Part of the Micromonospora rhizosphaerae genome is shown below.
AGCCCGAAGACGGCGGTGGAGGCGCTCGCCGGCCGGCTCGCCGAGCCGGTGTACGGGCTGGCCCGGCAGATGCTCGACAGCCCGCTGATGACCGTGGGCACCCGGGCGATCAGCGAGTTCCCGGAGCTGCCGCCGGACCTGCTCACCGCGTTCGGCGCCACCGAGGCACAGCTGGCCCGCCTCGCCGCCGCCACCCACCTGGTGGTGGTCCAGGCGGAGTACCGGCCGGGCTGGCCGCCCGCGCACGAGTGGGCCGCCCGGGCGGTGGCCGCGGCGGTGGCCGAGACGGTCGACGGCGACGTGGTGGATGTCTTCGGCCTGCAGTTCCTCGACCCGGCGACCGCGCTGCGCTCGCTCCCGGACGAGCAGGGTCGGATCCGCCTGGTCGACTGGGTGCTGGTGCCGTACTCCTCGGACGCCGACGGGCTGTGGTTCACCACCAAGGGGCTGCGCCGGTTCGGGCTGCTGGAGCTGCAGGCCCAGGGCGTGCCGGACCATCTCACCCGGGCCTGGGGCGCGGTGATGACCGGCGCGGCCCGCCGGCTGCTGCGGGACTGGACCGACGGGCTGGCCGGCGAGGAGGTGCCGGCGTTCGTGCAGCTCCCGGTGCTGGCCACGGTCACCGGGCACGACATCGCGGTCGCGTACGGCAACCCGGAGCAGCACGGGGCGACGGCGCCGGTGCTGCTCCGGCTGGAGCTGGATCCGGCGACCGACCCGGACGCCGACTCCTTCCTCAGCCTCAAGCCGCCGCCCGGGCACCCGGGTCCGGCCGGACGCTACTTCGCCGCCGCCTGCGCCACCCTCTTCGCCGGCATCAAGCCGGACGTCCGGTACGCCCGCCCTGGCGACGCGATGAGCAAGGCGATCGCCACCGCCCAGTCCGGGCTGGGCGACATCCGGGCCCGGTTCCTGGCCGGTCAGCTCCCCGCCGAGACCCAGCTCGTGGTCAAGTACGGCCTCCCCGGCGACGACGGCCCGGAATTCGTCTGGGCCGGAGTGACCTCCTGGGAGACCCCGGAGCGGATCATCGGCGCCAGCGCCAGTGACGCGGCCACCGACCCGACGGTACGGATCGGCGCCCCGGTGGTGGTCGAGGCGGCCGACGTCGTCGACTGGGCCCTGCTCGACGGCACCGGCGTGATCGAGGGCGGCTGGACCCAGGCCGTCCTCGACGCCGGCGAACGGCCCACCCCACCCGTCTGACCCCGCCCCACTCCCGCACACCGCCCGCGACCCGGCCGGTTGATCATGAAGTTATCGCCATCGCACCCGGCGTGTCGTGACAACAACTTCATGATCACCCGGGGCGCGAGCGGGCGGGGGCCGGGCCGGGGGTTACCTGACCGAGGGGGTTACGAAGGGGGGCCGGGTGATGCGCATCTGGGCGCGGCGGCCGCGGATGTCGACCTCGACCAGATCGCCGTCGGCCAGCTTCGGGTCGGTGTCGAGCAGGGCCAGGGCGATGCCCTGCTTCCGGGTGGGCGAGAAGGTGCCGCTGGTGACGGTGCCGACCCGCGCGTCGCCCGCGTACACCGCCATGCCGGGGCGCGGGATCGCCCGGTCGACCGCCTCCAGGCCGCGCAGCGTACGCCGGGGGCCGGCGGCCTTCTCGGCCAGCAGCGCCTCCCGGCCCCAGAAGGCCGGCTTGTCCCAGCCGACCGCCCAGCCGGAGCGGGCCTGCACCGGGGTGATCTCCAGCGACAGGTCCTGCCCGTGCAACG
Proteins encoded:
- a CDS encoding DUF2314 domain-containing protein, with protein sequence MLITDDFLPVPVPESLDATYLVPIAGLPKVSPKTAVEALAGRLAEPVYGLARQMLDSPLMTVGTRAISEFPELPPDLLTAFGATEAQLARLAAATHLVVVQAEYRPGWPPAHEWAARAVAAAVAETVDGDVVDVFGLQFLDPATALRSLPDEQGRIRLVDWVLVPYSSDADGLWFTTKGLRRFGLLELQAQGVPDHLTRAWGAVMTGAARRLLRDWTDGLAGEEVPAFVQLPVLATVTGHDIAVAYGNPEQHGATAPVLLRLELDPATDPDADSFLSLKPPPGHPGPAGRYFAAACATLFAGIKPDVRYARPGDAMSKAIATAQSGLGDIRARFLAGQLPAETQLVVKYGLPGDDGPEFVWAGVTSWETPERIIGASASDAATDPTVRIGAPVVVEAADVVDWALLDGTGVIEGGWTQAVLDAGERPTPPV